The following DNA comes from Streptomyces pristinaespiralis.
CGTCCCGGGGCCAGGTCCTCCGTCCCGGGGCCGGTCCTCCGTCCCGGTGCGGCCCGGCGGCCGCGGCACTTCCCGGGGCCCGGGGCTTCGCCCGTGCACTCCGCGTCCCGGACGCCGACGGGCCGACCCGGTCCACCTCCGCCCGTCAGGCCCGCCTCGCTCCGACCGCCTGCGTCGACTCCTCCGTGCGCTGCCGCCGCGCCATCGCGCACGCCAGCGTGACCACCGAGCCCGCCACCGCCCACGCGGCGAGCACCAGCATCGGTCCGCCGGCCCCGTTCCCCCTGAAGTACGCGATGGAGCGCGTCGCGTACGTGCCCGCTCCGGGTGGCAGCGCCGGGCCGATCGCGCGCCAGAACGGCGGCAGGAGCGGATACGGGTAGGCCCCGCCCGCGCTCGGGTTGCCGAGGACGACCACGAGCAGGATCGCCAGGCCGATGCCCACGATCCCCGCCAGTCCCTGCAGTGCCAGCGTGAGCGCTCCGACCGCGAAGACGAGCAGGGTGCCGAGGCCCCACAGTGCCCAGATGCTGCCGGGCAGCGCCTCCAGGACCGGACCGGCGATCACCGTGCCGAGCAGCCCCGCGGTGATCGAGTACAGCAGCAGCGCGCCGAGCCGGATGACGGCGCGGGCCCCGTGCGAGGGGCGGGCGCCCGCGCTGATCGCCAGGATCGCCGCGCACAGATAACCGCCCACGCACCAGCCGACCACCAGGTAGAACGAGGAGAGGCCGCGTGCGTCGCCCTTGGCGCCCGGGACGACGTCCACCACCTGGATCCTGCGCTGCTGCGACTGCTCCGCCTTTCCGACGACCGCGACCAGCGCCTCGGAGAGCGCTCCCCCGCCCCCTCCCGCGACCAGCAGCCGGTCGGTGGTGCCGCGGGGGTCGATGACGAGCGCCCCGTCGACCTTCCGCTCCAGGATCTGCCGCCGGGCGGCCGCCTCGTCGTCGACGGTGCGCGGCTCCAGGGGGTCGCCCGGCAACCGGGCGAGCCGGTAGAGGGCCTCGTCGGCGATCTGCGTGTCGGGGGAGGTGATCGCCAGCGGGATCATGTGCGGCTTCGGCTGGTGGAAGGCGCCGATGTACGAGGTGATGAAGCCGAGCTGGAGCGCCAGCACTCCGATGACCAGGATCGCGGCCCGCACGGTCACCGCGTCCTTGACCTCGTCGAGGAACCCCTTGCGCGGCTCGTCGTCCGTCTGTGCCGTCTGTGCCATGGCCCAACGCTCGACGGCGCCCGTCGTCCGCGCAGGCGGTAGGGTCCGAATGGCCGAATTAGACAGTGTCTACGGGTTGCGGTAGACACTGTCCATGACGTCTGCGACGCAACACGACGAGAGTCTCCGGGCCAGGCTGGTGGCCGCGGGGGTCGAGCTGGTGACCACGAGGGGGGTGGAAGCGCTCTCCCTGCGGGAGATCGCCCGCAGCGCGGGCGTCTCGCACGGCGCACCACGGCGGTACTTCCCCACCCACCTGTCCCTGCTGTCCGCGATCGCCGGGGAGGGCTTCGCCGACCTGGCGCGCAGGTCCGACGCCGTCGGCGCCGGTGAGGACGACCCCCGCGCCCGGGTCGCCGCGCTGTGCCGCCTCTATCTGGAGTTCGCGCGGACCGACGGCGGCATGTTCGAGCTGATGTTCCGCCACGACCTGCTCAAGAGCGGTCATCTCGGGCTGCGGGAGACCAGCCTGCCGCTCTTCGGCAGGTTCGTGGACGCGGTGGCGCAGGTGCGGCCGCGTCCCGGGGACGCCCCGCCGCAGGTCGCCGCGACCGCGCTGTGGGCGAATCTGCACGGCATCGCCCAGCTGTGGGGCTGGGGCAGTCTCCAGCTCGCGACGGGCACCGACGACGTCGAACCACTTCTGCGCACGGTGCTGGCCGCCCACCTCGGGCCGGATCCCCGGTGAGTACGGCCCCGAGCGCGGGCCGCGCGGGCCGCAGCGCACACCGGAACACCGGCCGGGACGAAGACCGGAGCGCCGGCCGAGGCGACGGCCCCACGGGGGAGAGCGGTCCCACGGGCGAAAGCGCGGGCCGAAGCCCGGGCCGGAGGGCGGTCCATCGGCGGATCACGCTGGCCGGCAGTGTCGTCGGCGCCTCGGTCGTCGCCCTGGACGGCACCGTGCTGACCATCGTGCAGCCGGTCATGCAGCGGGAACTGCACGCGTCGTTCGAACAGGTCCAGTGGACCGGTACCGGCTATCTGATCGCGGTGGCGAGCCTGCTCGTCCTCGCCGGCCGCATCGGCGACCGGTTCGGCCACCGGCAGGTCTTCGCCGTCGGGACGCTGGGCTTCGGCGCCGCGTCCGCCGGGATCGGACTGGCGCCGGACATCGGCTGGGTGATCGCGCTGCGCGTCGCGCAGGGAGTCTTCGGCGCGCTGCTGCAGCCGGCCACCCTCGGCATGCTGCGGGCCGCGTTTCCGCCCGACCGGCTGGGCATGCCGATCGCGCTGCGCACCAGCGCGATCGGGGCGGCGGCGGCCGCCGGGCCGCTCGTCGGCGGGGCGCTGGCCGCCGAGCTGGGGTGGCGGTCCGTCTTCCTGCTCAATGTCGCGCCGGCGCTGGTGATCGGCCTGCTCGTGCTCGCCGTGCGGGACCCGGAGCCGGTCGAGGCGCCAAGGACCGGGCTCGACCCCGTCGGGGCCTGCCTGCTCGCGGTGACCCTGGTCTGCCTGGTGCACACGCTCGTCGGCATGCCGGTCAGCGGACGGGCTGCCGTGACCGCGGCGGGATGCGGTGCTGCCGTCGTCGCCGGTGCCGCGTTCGTGCGGCACGTACGGCGCGGCCGTGACCCGCTGGTGCCGCCGGAGGTGCTCGGGTCGGCCGCCGTCGCCTCGGCGCTCGGGGTGCTGGTGTGCGCGTCGGCGGTGCTGTCCGGGTCCCTGTTCGCCGGGGTCTATTTCCTTCAGGACGTCCTCGGTCTCGACCCCTTCCGGAGCGCTCTGCAGGCACTGCCCGGGGCCGTGGCGGTGGTCCTGGGGGCGCCGGTCTGCGCGGTGGCGCTGCGCCGGTACGGTCCGCGGCGGGCGACCGCGGTGGCGATGACCCTCCTCGTCCTCGGCGCCCTCGCGCTCTCCCGCCTCGAACGGGCGTCGGGGGCGGTACCGGTCGGCGGCGGGTTCTTCCTGGTGGGTGCCGGTTTCGGCGCCGCGATGGTCGCGGCGACGGCGGTCGTCGTGCGCGGTGCGCCGGCGGAGCACGCCGGGGTGGCGGGCGGGCTCCAGCAGACCGCCATGAACATCGGTCCGGTGCTGGGGGTGGCCGTGGCGACCGCGCTGATGACACTCGCGGCACCCCGCGGGGGACCGGCGGGGTCCGTGGTGATGTCCGTCTCCGCGACGGGGCCGGCGATGACCGTCCTCGCGGCCGTGGCGGCGGCCGGTGCGCTCCTGGCGGCGGTGCTGCCGGGCCCTTCCGGCGCCGCCCCGCCGCGACCGCGCACCGCTCCGTAGTACGTGGCGGCATCCCGCTGCCGCCGCGGGGAGGCGGAACACGGGGCTGCGGGGAGGCGGAACACGGGGCTGCGGGGAGGCGGAACACGGGGCTGCGGGGAGGCGGAACACGGGGCTGCGGGGAGGCTCGGGGAATGTGTCGTACGCATGTTCGAAACTGGTCTATGGTTGGAGGTGGGGGAGGTGAGAACGACTGATTCAGGAGGTGCGGATGCCTTACTTCACGCATCTGCACACCGTTTCCGGGTTCTCCGTGCGATACGGCGCCTCCCACCCGGAGCGGCTGGCCGGCCGCGCCGCCGAGCGCGGCATGGACGCCCTCGCGCTGACCGACCGCGACACCCTCGCGGGCGCGGTCCGTTTCGTCACCGCCTGCGCCAAGGAAGGCGTACGTCCGCTGTTCGGGGTGGACCTCGCGGTGGGGGAGCGGGCGCGGCAGGAGGGGCCCGCCGAGCGGCGCCGTACGCCGGTGCGCGGCGGAGCGTTCGTCGACGAGTCCGCGCCCCGCACCGTCTTCCTGGCCCGCGACCGCCGCGGCTGGGCCGACCTGTGCCGGATGGTCACCGCCGCCCACGCCACCGACCCGCGCAGCCCCCTGCTGCCCTGGGACGACAACCACGGCGACGGGCTGACCGTGCTGCTCGGCCCGTCGTCCGAGGTGGGCGGGGCACTGGCCGCCGGCCGCCCCGACCGCGCGGCCAAGCTGCTCGCCCCCTGGCGTGAGCGGTACGGCGACCGGCTCCGGCTGGAGGTCGTGCACCACGGCGGGGGCGGTACCGGTCCCGGCTCGCTGCGCCATGCCGCCCGTACCCTCGGCCTCGCCGCCGAGCAGGGCGTACGGGCCGTGCTGACCAACGCCGTCCGCTACGCCGACCCCGGCCAGGGCCCGGTCGCGGACGTCCTCGACGCCGCCCGCCGCCTGGTGCCCATCGACCCCCGCAAGGGCCTCGACAGCGGTGAGCGCTGGCTGAAGGACCCGGCGGCGATGGCCGTCCTCGCCGGCCGGGTCGCGGAGGCCGCCGGGTTCCGGCGCGAGCTCGCGCACCGGCTGCTCGCCATGACGGAGGAGACGGCCGCCGAATGTCTGGTCGATCCCGAGGACGATCTCGGGATCGGCAGCGTCCACTTCCCGGAGCCGGCCCTCGTCGGTGCCGAGTACCGCACCGCACAGCGGGTGCTGGCCTCCCGCGCCGCCGCCGGAATGGTGCTGCGCGGTTACGACGGGCGGCGCGAGTACTGGGAGCGGATGCACCACGAGCTGGACATCATCGCCCACCACGGCTTCGCCTCCTACTTCCTGACGGTCGCTCAGGTGGTGGACGACGTGAAGGGCATGGGCATCAGGGTCGCGGCGCGCGGTTCCGGTGCCGGCTCCCTGGTCAACCACCTCCTCGGCATCGCGCACGCCGACCCGGTCGAGCACGGACTGCTGATGGAGCGCTTCCTGTCCAAGCGGCGGCGCGTCCTGCCCGACATCGACATCGACGTGGAGTCCGCCCGCCGGCTCGAGGTCTACCGGAAGATCATCGGCCGCTTCGGCGAGGAGCGGGTCGCGACCGTCGCCATGCCCGAGACCTACCGGGTCCGGCACGCGATCCGGGACGTGGGAGCCGCCCTGTCCATGGACCCGGCGGAGATCGACAAGCTCGCCAAGTCCTTCCCGCACATCCGGGCCCGCGACGCCCGCGCGGCCCTGGCCGAACTGCCGGAACTGCGGGAGGTGGCAACGGAGTCGAAGCGGCGGGAACGGATGTGGGAACTGGTCGAGGCGCTGGACGCGCTGCCCCGCGGGGTCGCCATGCACCCGTGCGGCGTGCTGCTCTCCGACGCCTCGCTGCTCACCCGCACACCGGTGGTGCCGACCAGCGGCGAAGGCTTCCCCATGTCCCAGTTCGACAAGGACGACGTGGAGGAGCTCGGGCTGCTCAAGCTCGACGTCCTCGGGGTGCGGATGCAGTCGGCGATGGCGCACGCGGTCGCCGAGGTGCGCAGGGCCACCGGCGAGGAGGTCGACGTCGACGCCGTGCCGCCGGGCGACCCGGCCACCTACCGGCTCATCAGGTCGACCGAGACGCTGGGCTGCTTCCAGATCGAGTCGCCAGGCCAGCGCGACCTGGTGGGGCGGCTTCAGCCGGAGACCTTCGGCGACCTGGTCGTCGACATCTCACTGTTCCGTCCGGGGCCGGTCGCGGCCGACATGGTGCGGCCGTTCATCGAGGCCAGGCACGGCCGGGCACCCGCCCGCTATCCGCATCCCGACCTGGAGGGGCCGCTGCGTCAGACGTACGGAGTGGTCGTCTTCCACGAGCAGATCATCGAGATCCTGGACATCATGACCGGCTGCGGCCGGGACGAGGCCGACCGGGTGCGGCGCGGTCTCTCCGACCCCGAGTCGCAGGGGAAGATCAAGACGTGGTTCGCGCGGAACGCCGGGGCCAAGGGGTACGCGCCCGAGGTGATCGGCCGGGCCTGGGAGATCATCGAGGCCTTCGGGTCGTACGGCTTCTGCAAGGCGCACGCGGTCGCGTTCGCCGTGCCCACGTACCAGTCGGCCTGGCTCAAGGCGCACCACCCGGCGGCCTTCTACGCCGGGCTGCTCACCCACGACCCCGGGATGTATCCGAAGCGGCTGCTGCTGGCGGACGCGCGGCGGCGCGGGGTCCCGGTGCTGCCGCTGGATGTGAACCGGTCGGCGGTCGCACACAGAATCGAACTGGTGTCTGATGACGTGTCGTCCCGGGCCTCCGCGGGGGCCGGTGGCGGCTCCCGTGGCGGCTCCGTTCCTGCCGCCGACGCCCGTTCCGGCCAAGGCCGTTGGGGACTGCGGCTCGCGCTCTCCGACGTCCACGGCATCAGCGAGGCGGAGGCGGCGCGCATCGAGGCGGGGCAGCCGTACTCCTCGTTGCTGGACTTCTGGCAGCGGGCCTGCCCCTCACGGCCGGTCGCCGAGCGGCTGGCCCAGGTCGGGGCGCTCGACGCCTTCGGCGCCAACCGCCGCGATCTGCTGCTGCACCTCGCCGAACTGCACCGCACCCGGCGCGGCGCCGCGTCCTACGGCAGCCAGCTCCCGCTGGCCCAGGGGCAGAAGACCGCGCCGGTCGGGCTGCCCGACCTGGGGGACGCGGAACGCCTCAGTGCCGAGCTGGGCGTGCTCGGCATGGACGCCTCCCGCCATCTGATGGCGGACCACCATGCCTTCCTGGCCGAGCTCGGCGTGCTCTCCGCGCAGCGGCTGCGCGATGCCCCGCACGGACGGACGGTGCTCGTCGCGGGCGCCAAGGCGGCGACCCAGACACCGCCGATCCGCTCCGGCAGGCGGGTCATCTTCACCACGCTCGACGACGGCAGCGGCCTGGTGGACCTCGCCTTCTTCGACGACAGCCACGCCGCCTGCGCCCACACCGTCTTCCACTCCTGGCTGCTGCTGGTGCGCGGTGTGGTGCAGCGGCGCGGACCGCGCAGCCTCAGCGTGGTCGGCTCGGCCGCCTGGAACCTGGCGGAGCTGGTGGAACTGCGGCGCACCGGCGGCCTCGACGCGGTCGCCGCCCGGCTGGCCGCCCCGGCGCCGGAGCCGGACGGCGGGAACGGGTCCGACAACGGCCGCCGGATCCAGCTGCCGACGGGCTACGAGCTCAACCCCTGGGCGGATCTCAAGCCCGCCGGTGAAGGGGCCGCGGGCGGAAGGAAGTTGTGGCATCAGAGTCCCGGGAGTGCCGGATGATCCTCTACGTGCGTTTCCTGCTGTCGCCCATGTACGAGGCGGCGCTGCCCGCGCTGCTCGCCGTGGCCGAGGACATCAGCCCCGTCGTCCAGGCGCTGCCGCCGGACGCCGCACTCGTCGACGTCCGGGGCGCGGAGCGGTACTTCGGGCGGGACGCGGCGCAGCTCGCCTCACTGCTGCGGGTGCGGGCGCTCGCGCACTGCGGCGTGGACTGTGTCATCGGCGCCGGACCCGTACCCATGATCGCCCGGATGGCCGCGCGCGAGGCGGTGCCGGGTACGACCCTGGTGGTGACGGAGGAGGAGACCGCGGCCTTCCTGGACGGCAGGCCGGTCGCCGCGCTCGACGGGGTGGGCCCGGTGACCGCTCGCACCCTGTGCGCGTACGGTCTCGACTCCGCGGGTCGTGTCGCCGGCGCGCCGCTCGCCGTGATCCAGCGGATCCTGGGCGCGCGGGCCGGGCGCGAGGTGTGGGAACGGGCCCGCGGCATCGACCGTACGGCGGTCGTCCCGAACGCCCTCTCACGCTCGATGGCCGCCGAACGGTCCTTCGGACTGGACGAGTTGGACCAGATCGAGCACCGGCGGGCGCTGCTCTCGCTCGCGGAGGAGCTGGGATCGCGGATGCGGGGCGAGCGTCAGGTCTGCAGGTCCCTGACGCTCACCGTGCGCTATGCCGACCGTTCCACGACCACCCGTACCCGCACCCTGCGGGAACCCACCGCCCACTCGGCGGCGCTCGCCGACACCGCGTACGCGCTCCATGAGGTACTGGGGCTCCAGCGGGCCAGGGTGCGGGGACTGTCGCTGCGCGCCGAGGACCTGACGGCGGCCGAACGGGCGGCGCGGCAGCTGACGTTCGACCCCGCCGACGAGCGGGCGCGCCGGATCGAGGAGGTCGCGGACCGGGCGCGCGCGAAGTTCGGTCCCGGGGCGGTCGTGCCGGGATCGCTGGCGGCGTAGTACCCGCGCGCCCGTCGGCCGGATCCGCCGCCGCGCTCGGCGGGCGGGCCCATAGCAGATCCGGTCCGCAAGAAGGGGCAGTCTTTACCGACGCGTAACTTCCCAGGTCCGGTTACCCGCGCGTAAGTTGACGTGAGCACAACGAATCCAGCCATCGCAACTCCCTTGAGCCGCAAGGAGACTGATCGATGCTGCCTTGGAAACGTGCGCTCAGACCACTGTCAGCCCTCATGCTCGCAGTGGCCGTCGCCCTCACCCCGGCCGCCACCGCCACCGCGGACACCACCACTGCCGCCCCCAGCAGTGGCTGGAACGACTACGACTGCAAGCCCTCCGCCGCCCATCCCCGCCCCGTCGTCCTCGTCCACGGAACCCTCGGCAACTCCGTCGACAACTGGCTCGTCCTCGCCCCGTACCTGGTGAAGCGCGGCTACTGCGTCTTCTCCCTCGACTACGGGCAGCTCCCGGGCGTGCCCTTCTTCCACGGTCTCGGCCCCGTCGACAAGTCGGCGGAGCAACTCGACGCCTACGTCGACAAGGTGCTCGCCGCCACCGGCGCGCCCGAGGCGGACATCGTCGGTCACTCCCAGGGCGGCATGATGCCGCGCTACTACCTCAAGTTCCTGGGCGGGGCCGCCAAGGTGAACGCCCTCGTCGGCATCGCCCCGAGCAACCACGGCACCGACCTGAACGGTTTCACCGCGCTGCTGCCGTACTTCCCCGGCGCGGCGGACCTGCTCGGCCGGCACACCCCCGCCCTCGCCGACCAGGTCACCGGCTCGGCCTTCCTCACCCGGCTCAACGCGGACGGTGACACCGTGGCCGGTGTGCGCTACACGGTCATCGCCACCCGCTACGACGAGGTGGTGACCCCCTGGCGGTCGCAGTACCTCAGCGGGCCGAACGTCCGCAACGTACTGCTCCAGGACCTCTGTCCGCTCGACCTGTCGGAGCACGTCGCGATCGGCGTGTTCGATCTGATCGCCTACCACGAGGTGGCCAACGCGCTCGACCCGGCGCACGCCACACCCACCACCTGCGCGTCCGTTTTCGGCTGACGCGGCGCACACAAAAAGGGCTGCCGCCCGTCCCGGTGTCCCGGGACGGGCGGCAGCTCACCGCGTCACCCTCAGCGGCTGTGACGTCCGCCGGCCGCCACGGTCCTGCGACGGCCCAGCCCGAACAGCGCCGCGGCGCCGACCGCGAGCGCCGCCGCGCCGCCGATCGCCAGGTAGGTGGTGCTGCTGTCACCACCCGTCGCGGCGAGGTTCTCACCCGACGTCTCCGGGGCGGCCGGGGCGGCCGCCGGCTCGTCGGCGGCCTTCGCCTCCGGGGCGTTCTCCGCGGGCTGCTCCGCGGGCTTCCCGGCGTCCGTGCCGGCGTCCGTGCCCGCGTCCGTGCCCGCGCCCGCCGGCTCACCGTGGTCGTCACCGCCGTGGCCGCCGTGGTCGACCGTGGACTTCTCGGCACCCTGCTCGATGTCCTGCTCCGAGGGCGCGCTCGCGGACGGGGCCGGCGCATTGCCACCGCTGTCCTTGCCGAAGACCACGTCGGAGCAGGTGTAGAAGGCCTCGGGGGAGTCCGAGCGCTGCCAGATCGAATACACCAGGTGCCGGCCCGACTTGTTCGGCACGATGCCGTCGAAGACGTACGCGCCGTTCTCCAGCGCGGGATTGGTGACCTTCGCGAACGGCTTCTCCTCGAGGTCCGACCACTTCAGCGGCTTCGTGGGGTCGTAGCCGTCCTTCGTCAGATACAGCTCGAAGGTGCCCTTGTGCGGCGCGGTCGCCTTGTAACGGAAGGTGTGGTTGCCGGAGGCGAGCGCCGAGGACGGCCAGTCGGCGCGCGGCAGGTCGAGCCCCTTGTACTTGTCGCGGCCCGCGCTGCACAGCTTGCCGTCCGGTATCAACTGCTTGTGGTTCCCCGCCGCGTTGGCGATGTTGACCTCGTTCCAGTCGTACAGCGGCTGCGTCCCGCCCGCCGCGACCAGCGCCTTGCACGCCGCCGAGTCCGGGCTCTCCGGCCCCTCCGCGAAACAGGCGGAGATCCGGCTGACCGGGTCCGTCATCGATCCGTGCGCGGACGCCGGCGCCGTGGCGAGACCGGCGAGGGCGAGCGGCGCGAGGCCGAGCGCGGCGACCGTGGTGACCTTGCGGCGAGCGGTCATGGGGACGTTCTCCTTAAGGCGGCTATGGGGGGTGGCCGAGGCCGGTTCGAGCAGGCGGCGCGGCCCCCCGCGGACTACGGCGCCGACTGCTCGAACCGACCCCGGCGATCAGCAAGTTAGCCGCTCCCGACACCTGAGATCGCCTGCTGGGCGGGGGTGCGCCGATCCTTATGGCGCTCTTAAGGCGACGCTAAGCAGCCGCTGAGGATGCGGGCGGCGGCGACGGTGGCGCGCCCGTCCCAGGACGAAGCGCAGACCTCACATCGCCGGTGCGGCACGCTTCGTGTAGGAGGTGATCATCACCGTCTCCACGCGGTCGACGCCCTCGAGCGAGCCGATGCGGTCGGTCAGGTAGGTGTGCAGAGCGCCGGCGTCACGGCAGACGGCGATCGCGATCAGGTTGTGGGGCCCGGTCGTGCTGCCCACGAAGGCCGCTTCGGGATCACCCGCCAGGGTCCGGGCGATGCCGTCGAGCCGGGCGGGCACGACGGTCAGCCAGAGCAGACACTGCACGAAGAAGCCGAACAGACCCGAGTCGACCTCGACGTCGAACTGAAGAACGCCCGACCGGCGCAGCTCGTCCAGGCGGCGGCGGACGGCGGACTCCGACCAGCCGACGTGCCGGGCGAGTTCCGGGTAGGCGGCACGGCCGTCCGCGGCGAGGGCGGGCAACAGGCGGTGGTCGAGATCGGTCAGGGCGACCGGAGCGTTCTCCGTGGTGACAGCCGGCCTCAGCGCGGTGATCTGCTCGTCGCTGAGCGCCGAGGTCCGGCCGATCCAGCGGTGGCTCATCACCGGGCGCAACAGCCGCTGCGCGTCGACCTGCGTGACCTGCGGAAGACGGCCCAGCGCACCGAGGGGCGCCGGCCCCTCCCCGGCGACACGGAAGATGCAGATGACCTCGGTACCGCTGGAAGCAACGGTCACCCAGGCGGTGTCGGGGCGACGGGCCAGCGCGTGCGCGAGCGGGGCGACGGCGGGAGGCAGGGCACGCAGGCGCACCAGCCATTCGGCATGCCCGACGCGGTGGCTGCTGGTCACGCCGGCCACTCGCGCGGTCCCCGTGCGGCGGAGCCTGCTGAAACGGCGGGCCACGGTGCGGTCGGAGACACCGAGCACGTCGGCGATCCTGCTGAAGGCGGCGCGTCCGTCGAGTTGGAGAGCGTGCAGGAGCCGCAGATCGATTACGTCCAGCGTGGCCGAATCCACCGGACCAGTGTAGGTCGATGTCGGAAAGCGGCGTAGCGACGGCAGTTGGCGGTCCCGGGGCGGGTGGCCGACGGAGCATCGATCCCATGACAGGCGACATCCACGGCATCCATCACACCGGAATACTGACCCGCGACCTGGACGGTCCGGAGCGGGCCTACACCTCCTTCGGGTTCACCCTCAGCCCTCGATCGCGGCACCTGCTGGC
Coding sequences within:
- a CDS encoding esterase/lipase family protein — encoded protein: MLPWKRALRPLSALMLAVAVALTPAATATADTTTAAPSSGWNDYDCKPSAAHPRPVVLVHGTLGNSVDNWLVLAPYLVKRGYCVFSLDYGQLPGVPFFHGLGPVDKSAEQLDAYVDKVLAATGAPEADIVGHSQGGMMPRYYLKFLGGAAKVNALVGIAPSNHGTDLNGFTALLPYFPGAADLLGRHTPALADQVTGSAFLTRLNADGDTVAGVRYTVIATRYDEVVTPWRSQYLSGPNVRNVLLQDLCPLDLSEHVAIGVFDLIAYHEVANALDPAHATPTTCASVFG
- a CDS encoding YhgE/Pip domain-containing protein, translated to MAQTAQTDDEPRKGFLDEVKDAVTVRAAILVIGVLALQLGFITSYIGAFHQPKPHMIPLAITSPDTQIADEALYRLARLPGDPLEPRTVDDEAAARRQILERKVDGALVIDPRGTTDRLLVAGGGGGALSEALVAVVGKAEQSQQRRIQVVDVVPGAKGDARGLSSFYLVVGWCVGGYLCAAILAISAGARPSHGARAVIRLGALLLYSITAGLLGTVIAGPVLEALPGSIWALWGLGTLLVFAVGALTLALQGLAGIVGIGLAILLVVVLGNPSAGGAYPYPLLPPFWRAIGPALPPGAGTYATRSIAYFRGNGAGGPMLVLAAWAVAGSVVTLACAMARRQRTEESTQAVGARRA
- a CDS encoding TetR/AcrR family transcriptional regulator; the encoded protein is MTSATQHDESLRARLVAAGVELVTTRGVEALSLREIARSAGVSHGAPRRYFPTHLSLLSAIAGEGFADLARRSDAVGAGEDDPRARVAALCRLYLEFARTDGGMFELMFRHDLLKSGHLGLRETSLPLFGRFVDAVAQVRPRPGDAPPQVAATALWANLHGIAQLWGWGSLQLATGTDDVEPLLRTVLAAHLGPDPR
- a CDS encoding MFS transporter; this translates as MLTIVQPVMQRELHASFEQVQWTGTGYLIAVASLLVLAGRIGDRFGHRQVFAVGTLGFGAASAGIGLAPDIGWVIALRVAQGVFGALLQPATLGMLRAAFPPDRLGMPIALRTSAIGAAAAAGPLVGGALAAELGWRSVFLLNVAPALVIGLLVLAVRDPEPVEAPRTGLDPVGACLLAVTLVCLVHTLVGMPVSGRAAVTAAGCGAAVVAGAAFVRHVRRGRDPLVPPEVLGSAAVASALGVLVCASAVLSGSLFAGVYFLQDVLGLDPFRSALQALPGAVAVVLGAPVCAVALRRYGPRRATAVAMTLLVLGALALSRLERASGAVPVGGGFFLVGAGFGAAMVAATAVVVRGAPAEHAGVAGGLQQTAMNIGPVLGVAVATALMTLAAPRGGPAGSVVMSVSATGPAMTVLAAVAAAGALLAAVLPGPSGAAPPRPRTAP
- a CDS encoding DNA polymerase Y family protein yields the protein MILYVRFLLSPMYEAALPALLAVAEDISPVVQALPPDAALVDVRGAERYFGRDAAQLASLLRVRALAHCGVDCVIGAGPVPMIARMAAREAVPGTTLVVTEEETAAFLDGRPVAALDGVGPVTARTLCAYGLDSAGRVAGAPLAVIQRILGARAGREVWERARGIDRTAVVPNALSRSMAAERSFGLDELDQIEHRRALLSLAEELGSRMRGERQVCRSLTLTVRYADRSTTTRTRTLREPTAHSAALADTAYALHEVLGLQRARVRGLSLRAEDLTAAERAARQLTFDPADERARRIEEVADRARAKFGPGAVVPGSLAA
- a CDS encoding lytic polysaccharide monooxygenase auxiliary activity family 9 protein; translation: MTARRKVTTVAALGLAPLALAGLATAPASAHGSMTDPVSRISACFAEGPESPDSAACKALVAAGGTQPLYDWNEVNIANAAGNHKQLIPDGKLCSAGRDKYKGLDLPRADWPSSALASGNHTFRYKATAPHKGTFELYLTKDGYDPTKPLKWSDLEEKPFAKVTNPALENGAYVFDGIVPNKSGRHLVYSIWQRSDSPEAFYTCSDVVFGKDSGGNAPAPSASAPSEQDIEQGAEKSTVDHGGHGGDDHGEPAGAGTDAGTDAGTDAGKPAEQPAENAPEAKAADEPAAAPAAPETSGENLAATGGDSSTTYLAIGGAAALAVGAAALFGLGRRRTVAAGGRHSR
- a CDS encoding Lrp/AsnC family transcriptional regulator — encoded protein: MDSATLDVIDLRLLHALQLDGRAAFSRIADVLGVSDRTVARRFSRLRRTGTARVAGVTSSHRVGHAEWLVRLRALPPAVAPLAHALARRPDTAWVTVASSGTEVICIFRVAGEGPAPLGALGRLPQVTQVDAQRLLRPVMSHRWIGRTSALSDEQITALRPAVTTENAPVALTDLDHRLLPALAADGRAAYPELARHVGWSESAVRRRLDELRRSGVLQFDVEVDSGLFGFFVQCLLWLTVVPARLDGIARTLAGDPEAAFVGSTTGPHNLIAIAVCRDAGALHTYLTDRIGSLEGVDRVETVMITSYTKRAAPAM
- a CDS encoding DNA polymerase III subunit alpha, with amino-acid sequence MPYFTHLHTVSGFSVRYGASHPERLAGRAAERGMDALALTDRDTLAGAVRFVTACAKEGVRPLFGVDLAVGERARQEGPAERRRTPVRGGAFVDESAPRTVFLARDRRGWADLCRMVTAAHATDPRSPLLPWDDNHGDGLTVLLGPSSEVGGALAAGRPDRAAKLLAPWRERYGDRLRLEVVHHGGGGTGPGSLRHAARTLGLAAEQGVRAVLTNAVRYADPGQGPVADVLDAARRLVPIDPRKGLDSGERWLKDPAAMAVLAGRVAEAAGFRRELAHRLLAMTEETAAECLVDPEDDLGIGSVHFPEPALVGAEYRTAQRVLASRAAAGMVLRGYDGRREYWERMHHELDIIAHHGFASYFLTVAQVVDDVKGMGIRVAARGSGAGSLVNHLLGIAHADPVEHGLLMERFLSKRRRVLPDIDIDVESARRLEVYRKIIGRFGEERVATVAMPETYRVRHAIRDVGAALSMDPAEIDKLAKSFPHIRARDARAALAELPELREVATESKRRERMWELVEALDALPRGVAMHPCGVLLSDASLLTRTPVVPTSGEGFPMSQFDKDDVEELGLLKLDVLGVRMQSAMAHAVAEVRRATGEEVDVDAVPPGDPATYRLIRSTETLGCFQIESPGQRDLVGRLQPETFGDLVVDISLFRPGPVAADMVRPFIEARHGRAPARYPHPDLEGPLRQTYGVVVFHEQIIEILDIMTGCGRDEADRVRRGLSDPESQGKIKTWFARNAGAKGYAPEVIGRAWEIIEAFGSYGFCKAHAVAFAVPTYQSAWLKAHHPAAFYAGLLTHDPGMYPKRLLLADARRRGVPVLPLDVNRSAVAHRIELVSDDVSSRASAGAGGGSRGGSVPAADARSGQGRWGLRLALSDVHGISEAEAARIEAGQPYSSLLDFWQRACPSRPVAERLAQVGALDAFGANRRDLLLHLAELHRTRRGAASYGSQLPLAQGQKTAPVGLPDLGDAERLSAELGVLGMDASRHLMADHHAFLAELGVLSAQRLRDAPHGRTVLVAGAKAATQTPPIRSGRRVIFTTLDDGSGLVDLAFFDDSHAACAHTVFHSWLLLVRGVVQRRGPRSLSVVGSAAWNLAELVELRRTGGLDAVAARLAAPAPEPDGGNGSDNGRRIQLPTGYELNPWADLKPAGEGAAGGRKLWHQSPGSAG